GCCAAGAATGTGATTAGGGACTCCAGTGATGGAGATTCTAGAGGCCCACAGGCACCTCGAGCCCTGAGTGCGTCAGCAATTCTCCATCCCAAAGGGCAAACGCAGGCACCACTGGACCCTGGAAATCTGTCTTTAGCGTGTGGACCACAGCAACCTGGCTCACGTCCACCAAGCTCAGCTTCTGGGCCTCATACTCCAGCAGCAGTCCCACCTTCTCTGGCTGCCCGATGCCCTCAATGGGGGCTTTCTTGTTGGCCAACATGGtgtgccacttgtgctgggcatAGGTGAACACCCAAGAACGATCGTCAACACCGATGCAGCTATCCCGAGAAATGTCCACATCTGCCACTCCTACACGGAATTGCTGGGAGCACTTCACTGTCACCTCCCAGTAGTGCCTGCCACTGGTGACTGCTGTGTCTGCCAGCACCACTGCCCATTCCCGGAAGCGCTCTACATTCAGGGCCAATTTGGTGGGTTCCAGTCCCACCAGGCCGTACTTGACACCTGCGCCATCTTTGAAGAGCGTCAGACTGCTGTGGGCGGTTTTCTCTTCCAGTTTGAAACTGATTCCTGCAGGAAGAGCAAAGAGACTGGGTGATGACAGGGGCTAGAACCCTAGAACGAGTGGTATATGCAATATTCCAATCTGAAACAAGCAGTCATGAGATCCCGAAGAAGCAAGGAACAGTCAGAATGTCAAGCGTGCTAGAAAGCAGGGAGAGCTTTAGTACGGACAGCCCAAGGAGCCGAAAAGCAGGGACCGGCGAAGCCCTGGGTTTGAAAGAAACCACATAGTGTCTGTCATAGATTTGGAATCAACATGAACACATGTTGGGTGAGGGGAAGTGACCCAGGAGGAATCTTGGAATAACAGACGAAAACCATTCTGAGTTATAAGAGAGTAAAAGGAGATAATCCTACCTCTGCGAGCTTCTACGGCAGCAACCCCTAATCGTCTGGCGCCCCGGTGGCACAGGCACAGCGAACGTGCAAAGGGCAGCGCCATCTTGCGTCCGGGAAGAATAGGGCTCGCCCCCTTGCCCTGAGACCACGCCTCCAGCCCGCCGGCGCAGCTAGCACTGGGTTTAAGAGAGGCAGCCGCGCAGTATGATGACGTTAGAGCCAGAGCCCAGCAGGGGGCCGCCATTTTAGTGAGTCATCGGCGGTTGGTACAGTTTATTCAATTTTTCCGCCGGGAATCATACTGCTCACGTTTTAGCTGGAGAGGACCTTTAGAGAGGTGGTGTAGCAAACTGGCAAACTGGGTAAAAGTGATTTTACAATTAACAGTTGGGTTCGAACACGGCTCTGTATGTAGCTTTAGGCAAATCGTTTTACTTCCGTGAGCCCTAGTGTTCGCATTTGTAAAAGAAATACCCAGCCAACAGACcttagtaaaaattaaatgagagaagAGCCTAAAATACAACTTGATAAGCAGCGACCCACAGGTGGGTAGGCGTTAGTTTTAGTAAGTATTGAAtacataaatactgtaaatgtgttGGTTTTGTATTTTCAGGGCTAGGAATGGAGGGTTTAACTCAATACTCGATTTTCCCAACTTAACCAAAACACTATTTTGGTTGAGTGAAAGGGTATGAGGTACTTGATCATGACACTTAACATTTTTACCTGCTTCAGTCACCATAACCCTGCTTTCTAAATTTTTCAACCTGtgcacttctttttaaaattaatttattttaaattttttccaataccatttagccccgccccccgccccgtgcacCGCCCAATGTTCTGCTAGCCAGTCCCATGTCAACATTCCATCTCCATTCTCCTATCCCTCAAAAAAGCAATTTTAGGTCCTTAATGgcctaaaaaattaataaaaaaattttctcctACCCCAGAGATCCAACCACCATTCCTGTGCAGAAGACACTAGTTGAGGCCACAGTCATCCTTGTCCTCAATTGCGGCTTTCTCTTGTTAATAGTGTAGGTTCAAAGCATGTCTCCCAGCCTCCATCTGTCTGCTTTAATCTAATGTCCACACTACAGTCAGTGATATTTCTAAATCACAAATCTGACTGTgccaaccccccgccccccacataaATCTTTTGATGTGCCTTCATCAAATTCCCTTGCGTGGTCATAAGGCTTTATATGACTACtgcctgtgttctttttttttttttttctcacaaaacaGTTCCTCTTTCAAAGGTCTACAGTATAGTGAGGAGATAGATGAGAATATTGGCAGCTGCAATAGGATGCACTAAGTGCCATTATTTAAGTACTTACAGGATACTCAGTAAGCAAAGGAGGAGCCTCTGATTCCTTGTATAGGAGGAAGTGTTGGGGAGAGACTTTTAGAAGCCATAGCTATgacttgaaaagtaaaaatggttAAGCAGGTGAAGGAACATCAAGCCTGTGGAAGATCTCAGCTAAAGTCTTCCCAATATACATATTCTAGAGTATCTCATCTATGCTGGTGGAGACCCCTATCACCTGTTGGAGAAGGACTGTCAGGAACTCCACCCCATACTTCTTTCCCCAGTTCCAGATCTGTTTATATATCCAACAGCCTATTGGACCTTTGTACCCGGATGTTCCTCAGTCAACTCAATCTTAACGTGTCTGAAGCTGACTTCCTACATAAATGTACTCTTCCTACATTCCCTGACTCTGAGCTTCAACCCAGAACCAGCCAGTTTTCCAGACCAGAAACCTGGAAGCCCATGACCTTTGTCTCCTCATGTATCTGATTGTCATTGAATCTCTATCACATTATTTTTCCCCCGGAGTACTGCATTAGTCTTTGTCAACTGGTCTCCCATTTTCCTCAATGCTGTAAAGAGAACATTTAAAGAGGCAGCTACCTATTTCATCCATTAGATTGTGAATTATT
The sequence above is a segment of the Phyllostomus discolor isolate MPI-MPIP mPhyDis1 chromosome 2, mPhyDis1.pri.v3, whole genome shotgun sequence genome. Coding sequences within it:
- the SPRYD4 gene encoding SPRY domain-containing protein 4; the protein is MALPFARSLCLCHRGARRLGVAAVEARRGISFKLEEKTAHSSLTLFKDGAGVKYGLVGLEPTKLALNVERFREWAVVLADTAVTSGRHYWEVTVKCSQQFRVGVADVDISRDSCIGVDDRSWVFTYAQHKWHTMLANKKAPIEGIGQPEKVGLLLEYEAQKLSLVDVSQVAVVHTLKTDFQGPVVPAFALWDGELLTHSGLEVPVGL